From one Streptomyces sp. ICC1 genomic stretch:
- a CDS encoding RICIN domain-containing protein: protein MDTNAWYVMVNRNSGKALDVAGVSSADGAALTQWARYDGPNQQFQFVDSGGGYYQLKARHSGKLLDVSGWSTADNAAIHQWSDHGGVNQQFRLVDSPDGYVRLINRNSGKAVEVPGFSSADGTGIVQYSDWGGVNQQWKLVRVGSTG from the coding sequence GTGGACACCAACGCCTGGTACGTCATGGTCAACCGCAACAGCGGCAAGGCACTGGACGTGGCGGGCGTGAGCTCCGCGGACGGCGCCGCCCTCACGCAGTGGGCCCGGTACGACGGGCCCAACCAGCAGTTCCAGTTCGTGGACTCCGGTGGCGGCTACTACCAGTTGAAGGCGAGGCACTCCGGCAAGCTGCTGGACGTCTCCGGCTGGTCGACGGCCGACAACGCCGCCATCCACCAGTGGAGCGACCACGGTGGCGTGAACCAGCAGTTCCGGTTGGTGGACTCACCGGACGGATACGTCCGGTTGATCAACCGCAACAGCGGGAAGGCCGTCGAGGTACCGGGCTTCTCCTCCGCCGACGGGACCGGCATCGTCCAGTATTCGGACTGGGGCGGAGTGAACCAGCAGTGGAAGCTCGTCCGCGTCGGCTCCACGGGCTAG
- a CDS encoding LPXTG cell wall anchor domain-containing protein, with the protein MGAVAVLAASAGVGALAPSAGAAPTVRISVDAGTSLGTVPRSGVGLNTGFGDEHMGDPKVTSLMKAAGVRQLRYPGGSGADDYHWKTHTSGDGSGWIPSNTNFDHFMATAKKVGAQPILTANYGSGTPQEAADWVKYANVDKGYGVKYWEIGNEVYGNGHYGNGKGWETDTHADKSPKEYGKNLVAYSKAMKAVDPKVKIGAVLTTPGGWPDKEKAPGDSADWNHTVLSIAASSIDFVIVHWYPGGTTTADLLNTPSRIAGATSSLRSLIAKYAGSRAASVEIAVTETDAVGSPALTSQAAALFAPDTYMTWFEQGATHVDWWNLHNGSGEAPTTVHGETDYRDGGILSAGTCAGGKCQPPRDTPFPTYWGIRSLTALAQPGDTMVKSSSGNSSVAVHAVRSGNGGLNVMLINKSPQNAAPVSLSYAGFTPAAGAVTTVSYAKGDTALTTAKRGTAVAQTLPPYSITTLQLKPASGTAGAAKPTPAPTPTAATPVVTASGTTGTRAQAERGVPVGQPTPGSTSGGLASTGVSNTITYSALGGLLVIVAGSVLVLRGRRRGALRGK; encoded by the coding sequence GTGGGGGCGGTGGCGGTGCTCGCCGCCTCGGCCGGTGTCGGCGCCCTGGCGCCCAGCGCGGGCGCCGCGCCGACCGTCCGCATCAGTGTGGATGCCGGTACCTCCTTGGGCACGGTGCCCAGAAGTGGTGTCGGCCTCAACACGGGCTTCGGCGACGAGCACATGGGGGACCCCAAGGTGACATCGCTGATGAAGGCCGCGGGAGTCCGGCAACTGCGCTATCCCGGCGGCTCCGGCGCGGACGACTACCACTGGAAGACCCACACCTCCGGCGACGGCAGCGGCTGGATCCCCTCCAACACCAACTTCGACCACTTCATGGCCACCGCGAAGAAGGTCGGCGCCCAGCCGATCCTGACCGCGAACTACGGTTCCGGCACCCCCCAGGAGGCCGCCGACTGGGTCAAGTACGCCAACGTCGACAAAGGTTACGGCGTGAAGTACTGGGAGATCGGCAACGAGGTCTACGGCAACGGGCACTACGGCAACGGCAAGGGCTGGGAAACCGACACCCACGCCGACAAGAGCCCGAAGGAGTACGGAAAGAACCTGGTCGCCTACTCGAAGGCGATGAAGGCCGTGGACCCGAAGGTGAAGATCGGAGCGGTGCTCACCACCCCCGGTGGTTGGCCGGACAAGGAGAAGGCTCCCGGTGACAGCGCCGACTGGAACCACACGGTGCTCTCCATCGCGGCAAGCTCGATCGACTTCGTCATCGTCCACTGGTATCCGGGCGGCACCACCACGGCCGACCTGCTGAACACCCCCTCGCGGATCGCCGGTGCCACGTCCTCGCTGCGCTCGCTGATCGCCAAGTACGCGGGCTCGCGCGCCGCTTCGGTGGAGATCGCGGTCACCGAGACCGACGCCGTCGGCTCGCCCGCCTTGACCAGCCAGGCCGCGGCCCTGTTCGCGCCGGACACCTACATGACCTGGTTCGAGCAGGGTGCCACCCACGTGGACTGGTGGAACCTGCACAACGGCTCGGGCGAAGCACCCACCACCGTCCACGGCGAGACCGACTACCGGGACGGGGGCATTCTCTCCGCTGGAACCTGCGCCGGGGGGAAGTGCCAACCGCCGCGCGACACGCCCTTCCCCACCTACTGGGGCATCCGCTCGCTGACCGCACTGGCGCAGCCCGGCGACACCATGGTCAAGTCGTCCTCGGGCAACTCGTCGGTTGCCGTGCACGCGGTGCGGAGCGGCAACGGCGGTCTGAACGTCATGCTGATCAACAAGAGCCCGCAGAACGCGGCGCCGGTGTCGCTCTCGTACGCCGGATTCACCCCGGCCGCCGGGGCGGTCACGACCGTTTCGTATGCCAAGGGAGATACTGCCCTGACGACGGCGAAGCGGGGTACGGCGGTCGCACAGACGCTGCCGCCGTATTCGATCACGACTCTTCAGCTGAAGCCCGCGTCGGGGACCGCCGGCGCTGCCAAGCCGACGCCCGCCCCCACGCCGACCGCCGCCACGCCGGTTGTTACCGCCTCCGGCACGACCGGCACCCGTGCGCAGGCGGAGCGCGGCGTACCCGTCGGCCAGCCGACCCCGGGCAGCACGTCCGGCGGCCTGGCTTCCACCGGGGTGAGCAACACCATCACCTACAGCGCCCTCGGTGGCCTGCTGGTCATCGTCGCCGGCAGCGTGCTGGTGCTTCGCGGACGTCGCCGCGGGGCTTTGCGCGGGAAGTGA
- a CDS encoding prealbumin-like fold domain-containing protein, producing MGATCTTGADGVCTATVPLGSYYWQETKAPHRREHSHS from the coding sequence GTGGGCGCCACCTGCACCACCGGCGCCGACGGTGTCTGCACCGCGACCGTCCCGCTGGGGAGCTACTACTGGCAGGAGACCAAAGCACCGCACCGCCGGGAGCACTCCCATTCGTAG